The following coding sequences lie in one Candidatus Methylomirabilis sp. genomic window:
- the sat gene encoding sulfate adenylyltransferase translates to MIQESIELSENEVLAPILPHGGRLVSRVLTGEARADAIGRAQDLPAISLNARAVSDVECLATGVFSPLEGFMNRADYEGVVHEMRLKSGLLWTLPITLAAPKEEAAKLKQGGEAALLGSDGDLLGLLSVEEVFPYDKRTEACLVYGTEETRHPGVQYLYQRGELLVGGSISMVRPPSLPGFEDYYCVPAETRRRFKERGWQTVVGFQTRNPIHRSHEYIQKCALELMDGLLIHPLVGRTKLDDIPSEIRLRCYRALEERYFPKERVMLSVFPGAMRYAGPREAVFHALVRKNYGCTHFIVGRDPAGVGGYYHPYAARDLFLRLSRDELDITPLFFDEAFFCRRCDGMASAKTCPHEASERVTLSGTRVRELLRNGEALPEEFTRPEVSEILAEWMQGG, encoded by the coding sequence ATGATACAGGAATCGATTGAATTGTCGGAGAACGAGGTGCTGGCGCCGATTCTCCCTCATGGCGGGCGGCTCGTCTCGCGGGTGCTCACAGGAGAGGCCAGGGCCGACGCGATAGGCAGGGCGCAGGATCTCCCCGCGATTTCCTTGAACGCCAGGGCCGTATCCGATGTGGAATGCCTGGCCACAGGTGTCTTCAGTCCGCTCGAAGGGTTTATGAATCGAGCTGACTATGAAGGGGTGGTCCATGAGATGCGCCTGAAGAGCGGCCTGCTGTGGACGCTACCGATTACCCTGGCCGCGCCAAAGGAGGAAGCCGCCAAACTCAAGCAGGGGGGCGAGGCGGCCTTACTGGGCTCAGATGGCGACCTGCTTGGCCTACTTTCGGTGGAGGAGGTGTTTCCCTACGATAAGCGAACGGAGGCGTGCCTGGTGTATGGCACCGAGGAGACGCGTCATCCGGGTGTGCAGTATCTGTATCAGCGCGGTGAACTCCTGGTGGGCGGGTCGATCAGTATGGTTCGCCCCCCATCACTGCCGGGATTCGAAGACTATTACTGTGTGCCGGCCGAGACGCGGCGACGATTCAAAGAGCGCGGATGGCAGACGGTCGTCGGATTTCAGACCCGCAACCCGATTCATCGGTCGCATGAGTACATCCAGAAGTGCGCATTGGAGTTGATGGACGGCCTGCTGATCCACCCGCTGGTTGGTCGGACAAAACTCGACGATATTCCATCAGAAATTCGGCTTCGATGCTATCGCGCGCTTGAGGAGCGCTACTTCCCGAAGGAGCGCGTCATGCTGAGCGTCTTTCCGGGCGCTATGCGGTATGCGGGACCGCGCGAGGCGGTGTTTCACGCGCTGGTTCGCAAGAACTACGGATGCACTCACTTCATCGTCGGGAGGGACCCCGCTGGAGTAGGCGGTTACTATCATCCGTACGCGGCCCGTGACCTCTTTCTGCGGCTGTCACGCGACGAATTGGACATCACCCCGCTCTTCTTCGACGAGGCGTTCTTCTGTCGTCGCTGCGATGGGATGGCTTCGGCCAAGACCTGTCCGCATGAGGCATCCGAGCGGGTGACGCTGAGCGGCACGCGCGTTCGCGAACTCCTTCGGAACGGTGAGGCGCTACCGGAGGAGTTCACACGGCCGGAGGTCTCCGAGATTCTGGCGGAATGGATGCAGGGTGGATGA
- a CDS encoding rhodanese-like domain-containing protein, whose amino-acid sequence MATEPPTLTPHQTKSVLEAGALLIDLRPREEFASRHIPRSINVVFSRKSLPERIATAIPPGPPIVLLSGKADIAEAAVETLQRVDRNPLRGILASGTESWDHAGLPLATLPQVTVEILWQRLHVAHDELMLIDVREPFEWKLGYIKDSLFISLAEIWRRAYTLDPRRDIVLICEEGTRSSTAASILLHHDFPRVANVPGGMGDWFKAGHPTIRLP is encoded by the coding sequence ATGGCCACCGAGCCACCAACGTTGACGCCACATCAGACAAAGAGCGTTTTGGAGGCCGGTGCGCTGCTGATCGATTTACGCCCGCGCGAAGAGTTTGCGTCACGTCATATCCCGCGGAGTATCAACGTCGTCTTCAGTCGCAAGAGTCTCCCTGAGCGCATAGCAACCGCGATCCCGCCCGGTCCACCAATCGTGCTCCTCTCCGGAAAGGCAGACATTGCCGAGGCCGCGGTCGAGACACTCCAGCGGGTGGATCGAAATCCTCTCAGGGGGATCCTCGCTTCAGGGACCGAAAGCTGGGACCATGCAGGGCTCCCACTTGCCACGCTGCCACAGGTGACCGTCGAGATCCTGTGGCAGCGTCTGCACGTTGCACACGATGAGCTGATGCTGATCGACGTGCGGGAGCCGTTCGAGTGGAAGCTCGGCTACATCAAAGACTCTCTGTTCATTTCGCTTGCAGAGATCTGGCGCCGTGCTTATACGCTCGACCCGCGCCGAGACATCGTCCTGATCTGCGAAGAAGGCACACGCAGCAGTACGGCTGCCAGCATCCTGCTGCATCACGACTTCCCAAGGGTCGCGAACGTTCCTGGCGGCATGGGTGACTGGTTCAAGGCCGGCCACCCCACCATCCGCCTGCCATAA
- a CDS encoding NIL domain-containing protein, translating into MAKKRIHLTFTGKLAEEPILWQLSQTFDLVFNIRQADFTEGIGWIMAELEGDPKLLENGITWLEDHGVQVAPIEQDVVS; encoded by the coding sequence ATGGCAAAAAAGCGCATACACTTGACGTTTACAGGAAAGCTGGCCGAGGAGCCGATCCTGTGGCAGCTTAGCCAGACGTTCGACTTGGTGTTCAATATTCGCCAAGCCGACTTTACAGAGGGAATCGGGTGGATCATGGCTGAGCTCGAGGGAGACCCAAAGCTACTTGAAAATGGGATCACGTGGCTGGAGGATCATGGTGTCCAGGTGGCGCCAATCGAGCAGGATGTCGTCTCTTAA
- a CDS encoding NIL domain-containing protein, with product MPKRMITLIYPQALIKEPVIYRLAREFTLIPNVRRARVTEQAGEVMLELDGEEDALNKGIAYLIGLGIRVEPTPEKGR from the coding sequence ATGCCAAAACGGATGATTACACTCATCTACCCACAGGCACTCATCAAAGAGCCGGTGATCTATCGCCTTGCGCGGGAATTTACGCTCATTCCTAATGTTCGTCGGGCACGGGTGACGGAGCAGGCGGGCGAGGTCATGCTGGAGCTGGACGGCGAGGAGGACGCGTTGAATAAGGGGATTGCCTACTTGATCGGTTTAGGGATCAGGGTAGAGCCGACTCCGGAGAAGGGACGCTGA
- the thrC gene encoding threonine synthase — protein MAQVKGLKCRECGRPYPADPLHVCEYCFGPLEVDYDYDALRGRLTRKAIEAGPPSIWRYKALLPIEGEPVVGKHCGMTPLVRANNLARALGMREVYVKNDTVSHPTFSFKDRVVAVAVTKAVEFGFKVVACASTGNLANSVAAHAAEGGLRSFVFVPADLEQGKVLGTLIYNPKLVAVDGNYDEVNRLCSEIADKYGWAFVNINIRPYYAEGSKTFGYEIAEQLGWRAPQHIVVPAAGGSLVTKILKGLKEFDRLGLLNGGCATRMHVAQAAGCGPIVTAIKANSEIIKPVKPKTIAKSLAIGNPADGFYAYKAVKDSGGHGEHATDEEIVEGMKLLASTEGIFSETAGGVTVAAAKRLIEQGRIPRDESLVLCITGNGLKTQEAVASTLKVRLHIKPTLRSFDEALISHGIDVTPSIVN, from the coding sequence ATGGCGCAGGTGAAGGGATTGAAGTGCAGAGAGTGCGGCAGGCCATATCCAGCCGACCCTCTGCATGTCTGTGAGTACTGTTTCGGGCCGCTCGAGGTCGATTACGATTACGACGCGCTTCGAGGCAGGCTGACCAGAAAGGCGATCGAGGCCGGGCCGCCCAGCATCTGGCGATACAAGGCGCTGCTGCCGATCGAGGGGGAGCCCGTGGTCGGGAAACATTGCGGGATGACGCCCCTCGTGAGGGCAAACAATCTGGCGCGCGCGTTGGGTATGCGGGAGGTCTATGTCAAGAACGATACCGTCAGCCATCCCACCTTTTCATTCAAGGACCGGGTCGTGGCGGTGGCGGTGACCAAAGCCGTAGAGTTCGGCTTTAAGGTGGTGGCCTGTGCCTCCACCGGCAACCTGGCAAACTCGGTGGCGGCCCACGCCGCCGAAGGGGGGCTTCGAAGCTTCGTCTTCGTGCCGGCCGACCTGGAGCAGGGCAAGGTGCTGGGCACCCTGATCTACAACCCCAAGCTGGTGGCCGTGGACGGCAACTACGATGAGGTCAACCGTCTGTGCAGCGAGATCGCCGATAAATACGGGTGGGCATTTGTGAACATTAATATCCGACCTTACTACGCTGAGGGCTCCAAAACCTTTGGGTACGAGATCGCGGAGCAGCTTGGCTGGCGCGCGCCCCAGCACATCGTTGTGCCGGCCGCGGGGGGTTCACTGGTCACGAAGATTTTGAAGGGGCTCAAAGAGTTCGACCGACTCGGCCTCCTGAATGGCGGCTGCGCCACGCGGATGCATGTCGCCCAGGCGGCAGGGTGTGGTCCCATTGTGACCGCTATCAAGGCGAACAGCGAGATTATCAAGCCGGTCAAGCCGAAGACCATCGCCAAGTCGCTCGCCATCGGGAACCCGGCGGACGGCTTCTACGCCTACAAGGCCGTCAAGGACAGTGGCGGCCATGGGGAACATGCCACGGACGAGGAGATCGTGGAAGGGATGAAGCTGTTGGCCAGCACCGAAGGGATCTTTTCCGAAACGGCAGGCGGGGTGACGGTGGCGGCGGCCAAACGGCTGATCGAGCAGGGGCGGATCCCCAGGGACGAAAGCCTGGTCCTCTGTATCACCGGCAACGGACTGAAGACCCAGGAGGCGGTCGCCTCAACATTAAAGGTTCGGCTGCATATCAAACCGACCCTTCGATCGTTTGACGAGGCGCTGATTTCTCATGGCATCGACGTGACGCCAAGTATCGTAAATTGA
- a CDS encoding MoaD/ThiS family protein has protein sequence MGVKVRIPTPLRGLTNGQGEVEGQGNSINELIENLETSYAGLKERIYDDSGSVRRFINIYVNEEDIRFLQGSSTPLKPGDLVSIVPAIAGGR, from the coding sequence ATGGGTGTGAAGGTACGTATCCCGACCCCGCTACGGGGTTTAACCAATGGCCAAGGGGAGGTGGAGGGGCAGGGGAACTCCATCAATGAGCTGATCGAGAATCTGGAAACGTCGTATGCCGGCCTGAAGGAGCGGATCTACGACGACTCCGGCAGCGTCCGCCGTTTTATCAATATCTATGTGAATGAGGAAGATATCCGATTCCTGCAGGGCAGCTCGACGCCGCTCAAGCCAGGCGATCTGGTCTCTATCGTCCCGGCCATTGCTGGTGGTCGCTGA
- a CDS encoding OmpH family outer membrane protein: MKTRSGIAGLIVRCSIACLSASLTLSVASAVFGQERQKIGVMDFREIVLGSKAGKAAKAKMEKLAEKLTKEMKAEEAKLLARRKDLEAATSRLTSAQRQDRVATLERDEAAFQRLLEDKTEELKDIETKSIQDLAGRIELILKAYAAEKGFSIILEAQRPGILYFNKNLDLSTEITKRFDRASK, encoded by the coding sequence ATGAAAACGAGGTCAGGTATTGCGGGTCTTATCGTAAGGTGTTCCATCGCCTGCCTGAGCGCAAGCCTCACTCTCTCTGTTGCGTCGGCGGTCTTCGGCCAAGAACGTCAAAAGATCGGCGTCATGGACTTTCGGGAGATCGTCCTTGGATCCAAGGCCGGCAAAGCCGCTAAGGCGAAAATGGAGAAACTCGCCGAAAAGCTCACGAAAGAGATGAAGGCCGAGGAGGCAAAGCTGCTCGCGCGCCGGAAGGATCTTGAGGCGGCAACGTCTCGGCTCACTTCTGCGCAACGGCAGGACCGTGTCGCAACGCTGGAGCGCGACGAAGCGGCCTTTCAACGCCTCCTCGAAGATAAGACGGAGGAACTGAAAGATATCGAGACAAAGAGCATCCAGGACCTGGCCGGCCGAATCGAACTCATCCTGAAAGCCTACGCCGCCGAAAAAGGGTTTTCCATCATCCTGGAGGCGCAGCGTCCTGGTATCTTGTACTTTAACAAGAATCTCGACCTCAGCACTGAGATCACTAAGAGGTTTGATCGGGCCTCAAAGTAA
- a CDS encoding DUF3568 family protein, producing the protein MLRQVASTFFLVLAGTLQGCPVILTGLGATGGVAGTTYAKGELEQIHAAPYNTVWDATLNALRTMHVVVSETQKDQVSAKAVGAELDGTSVTITVLPVTRDATSVRVRVGTFGDRPASERIQGEIAVVLKSAT; encoded by the coding sequence TTGCTCCGGCAAGTCGCATCGACGTTCTTCTTGGTGCTGGCCGGGACCCTTCAAGGATGCCCAGTGATCCTCACGGGTCTGGGCGCGACCGGGGGCGTGGCCGGCACTACCTATGCCAAGGGTGAGTTGGAGCAGATCCACGCCGCTCCGTACAACACGGTGTGGGACGCGACACTCAACGCCTTAAGAACAATGCATGTCGTCGTCTCAGAAACACAGAAAGACCAGGTCAGCGCAAAGGCAGTTGGCGCGGAATTGGATGGGACATCCGTGACGATCACCGTCTTACCGGTTACGAGAGATGCGACCTCTGTTCGAGTTCGCGTCGGAACCTTCGGCGATCGCCCCGCCTCCGAGCGGATCCAGGGCGAGATCGCTGTGGTTCTCAAGAGTGCGACCTGA
- a CDS encoding 4-hydroxy-3-methylbut-2-enyl diphosphate reductase: MAVEKLILAAPRGFCAGVDRAIDVVKIALDLYDEPVYVRKEIVHNRHVVDELRQKGAIFVDELDEVPDGALVIYSAHGVSPEVRAQAAAKRLKVIDATCPLVTKVHNEAIKFAHEGHSIILVGHKGHDEVIGTTGEAPDAITLIGSEDQLEDLNVPDPTKVAVITQTTLSLDDTTGIIEALKRKFPALAFPSKEDICYATQNRQTALKELASRVDLILALGSQNSSNSKRLIEVAKGVGVQAYLIDDVSEINPAWLVDTRVIGVTAGASAPEHLVQGVVSYFKELGVTDIEEIESIKEEVNFGLPQELVRERAGLEVGLSSHTSQVASAA, from the coding sequence ATGGCCGTCGAAAAGCTGATTCTCGCCGCACCGAGAGGATTCTGCGCCGGAGTGGACCGCGCTATCGATGTGGTCAAGATCGCCCTCGACCTATACGATGAGCCGGTGTATGTCCGGAAGGAGATCGTTCATAACCGGCACGTGGTGGATGAACTCCGGCAGAAGGGGGCAATCTTCGTCGATGAGCTCGATGAGGTTCCCGATGGCGCGCTCGTTATTTATAGCGCCCACGGGGTCTCACCGGAGGTACGTGCCCAGGCCGCCGCCAAACGGTTAAAGGTCATCGATGCCACCTGTCCCTTGGTCACCAAGGTCCACAATGAGGCGATTAAGTTTGCCCACGAAGGCCACTCTATCATCCTGGTCGGCCATAAAGGACACGATGAGGTGATTGGAACAACGGGCGAGGCCCCGGATGCGATCACCTTGATCGGATCGGAGGACCAGTTGGAAGACTTGAACGTCCCTGATCCCACCAAGGTGGCGGTCATCACGCAAACCACGCTCAGCCTGGATGACACGACGGGGATCATCGAGGCCCTCAAGCGGAAGTTTCCGGCGCTCGCCTTTCCGTCCAAGGAAGATATTTGCTACGCGACCCAGAACCGGCAGACCGCGCTGAAAGAGCTGGCATCGCGCGTTGACCTGATTCTGGCCCTCGGCTCACAGAACAGCTCGAATTCCAAGCGGTTGATCGAGGTCGCCAAGGGGGTGGGGGTCCAGGCCTACCTGATCGACGATGTCAGCGAGATCAATCCAGCGTGGCTTGTTGACACGCGGGTCATTGGGGTCACAGCGGGCGCTTCCGCCCCCGAGCATCTGGTCCAGGGAGTCGTCAGCTACTTTAAGGAGTTGGGCGTGACCGACATCGAGGAGATCGAATCGATCAAGGAGGAGGTGAATTTCGGCCTGCCTCAGGAACTCGTCCGGGAGCGCGCCGGCCTGGAGGTCGGACTATCCTCGCATACAAGTCAGGTGGCAAGCGCCGCATAG
- a CDS encoding GAF domain-containing protein: protein MRSFSFRRFTLTSILISLFALASLIPLGAFGFTIIRIVSDDLVRRTLRELKQSVLHDAHQIQHRVDTAQGDLPVLNHVAAMRELIEARVLRDPVGVEQWRKALEQVFLAFSTNRKVYNQIRYIDEDGQEVVRVDYDGVKPPQAVPRDQLRNRRQRSFFPETMKLGPGEIFVSPLNLNREGDQIEVPYRPTIRYATPLFDDAGHRRGIVIINVNAGILLDVLHLEGTAAGKVVYAVDQDGFYLLHPDSAKRWGGPSDLNTGQRLQQDLPTLATQILSQQAVATILEGHVVTSQSITLSAGSPARSLVVVERMPTSIALAPVAGLRWYLLILLVGVGAVAVVGAVLVGGGLARPIVTLEKAAQQVQEGDLQVRVEVSGFHEIVALGEAFNAMTQGLAQSHGQIERQLAELQARQRVTDSTLCVPDLAERMRIALREILVLLRPTIKGALYLVERGRLVLKVEEGFSPTFLALGRDVPLAGCPWVGAPTETCVPWEGSDPITEALRQEGVMAWISLPLMVEEKLEGALLLANSRATLLEEHTSRTLRAMVDQVAVALHHARLYAESQERMARLITLREIDQAIAAQLPLEGVIKVVLERVHLHMKTDAVGLSLIDCEKKRTLFAYLRLPGGVDIQEEAFTLSESLLEVLCARQEPVLIYDLLDDPRVTYHREIIRRYDLKSYLAVPLVVQGTTIGVLHVLTTVPHRFEANEVDFFTTLAGQAAISIQNARMYEMSLRRGEALAALTHSTIALAESGPEPEAISTMLQGVNRATGASRSAWLAYDEAARRLHVGTSVGFPPEVLHQAEQALTISLTDPWIPARAAVEGRSIYLKQTGGSPFWPVFDPDVRSANCAPLTYRGRLYGVLVLLSEEEDGFGSEALSLADTFALYAGAALANGTLYREIQQAARELEAKVEDRTQQLQVVNTQLEAASRHKSAFLANMSHELRTPLNAILGFAELLRDETCGPLSAKQDRYLGHIHSSGKHLLALINDLLDLSKVEAGKLELRPETFVLYEALTVALEEVRFQAEAKQLQLGLQVDESLSIITADPVRFTQIILNLLSNAVKFTPEGGTVTVTARTGSRGEGLGPSEGSRPDLKPYTLYPGEFVEIAVQDTGVGIPAEDLPKLFQPFIQLESTLVKQRQGTGLGLALTKQLIELHGGSIWAASEGAGLGSTFTICLPLCHPSKESWIA from the coding sequence ATGCGAAGCTTCTCGTTCAGGCGGTTCACGCTGACCAGCATCTTGATCTCGTTGTTCGCCTTAGCCTCCTTGATCCCCCTGGGCGCCTTTGGTTTCACTATCATCCGGATAGTATCAGACGACCTCGTGCGGAGGACCTTACGGGAGCTGAAGCAGAGCGTTCTGCACGATGCTCACCAGATACAGCACCGCGTCGACACGGCTCAAGGCGACCTCCCAGTCCTCAACCACGTGGCTGCCATGCGGGAGCTGATCGAGGCCCGAGTCCTTCGCGACCCGGTCGGGGTCGAGCAATGGCGGAAGGCGCTGGAGCAGGTCTTCCTCGCATTTTCGACTAACCGGAAGGTCTACAACCAGATCCGCTATATCGATGAGGACGGCCAGGAGGTCGTGCGGGTAGACTATGACGGTGTAAAGCCGCCACAAGCCGTTCCCCGTGATCAGCTTAGGAATCGTCGGCAGCGGTCCTTTTTTCCAGAGACTATGAAGCTCGGGCCGGGGGAAATCTTTGTCTCCCCGCTGAATTTAAATCGGGAGGGTGATCAGATCGAAGTCCCATACCGCCCCACCATCCGCTACGCCACCCCCCTCTTCGATGACGCGGGGCACCGGCGCGGGATCGTGATCATCAACGTCAATGCGGGCATTCTCCTCGATGTGCTGCATCTTGAGGGCACAGCCGCCGGGAAGGTCGTGTATGCTGTCGACCAGGATGGGTTTTACCTCCTGCACCCCGATTCGGCAAAACGGTGGGGTGGTCCCAGCGACCTGAACACGGGGCAGCGCCTCCAGCAGGACCTCCCCACTCTTGCCACCCAGATCCTCTCCCAACAAGCTGTCGCAACGATCCTGGAGGGGCACGTCGTCACCTCTCAGTCGATCACCCTCAGCGCAGGCAGTCCAGCCCGCTCCCTTGTCGTCGTCGAGCGTATGCCCACCAGTATTGCCCTGGCGCCTGTCGCGGGCCTTCGCTGGTATCTGCTGATCCTGCTCGTTGGGGTAGGTGCCGTTGCTGTGGTGGGCGCCGTCTTGGTCGGGGGCGGACTCGCTCGTCCCATTGTGACCTTGGAAAAGGCTGCCCAGCAGGTCCAGGAGGGTGATCTACAAGTCAGGGTTGAGGTCAGTGGGTTCCACGAGATCGTAGCGCTGGGTGAAGCGTTCAATGCCATGACACAAGGTCTGGCCCAATCCCACGGCCAGATCGAGCGGCAACTTGCGGAGCTCCAGGCTCGCCAACGGGTGACCGACAGCACCCTCTGCGTCCCGGATCTGGCCGAGCGGATGCGCATCGCGCTACGGGAGATCCTTGTCCTGTTGAGGCCAACCATCAAGGGGGCGCTCTACCTGGTAGAGCGTGGAAGACTGGTGCTCAAGGTCGAGGAGGGCTTCTCTCCGACCTTTCTGGCCCTGGGTCGGGATGTACCGCTGGCCGGCTGTCCGTGGGTCGGGGCGCCTACCGAGACGTGCGTCCCATGGGAAGGGTCCGATCCCATAACGGAGGCGCTGCGGCAGGAAGGGGTGATGGCCTGGATCAGTCTGCCCCTCATGGTGGAAGAGAAGCTGGAGGGTGCCCTGCTCCTGGCGAACAGTCGGGCAACGCTTCTGGAAGAGCACACTTCGCGCACACTGAGGGCGATGGTCGACCAGGTGGCTGTAGCGCTTCATCATGCCAGACTGTACGCCGAGAGTCAGGAACGGATGGCGCGGCTGATCACCCTTCGGGAGATCGACCAGGCTATCGCCGCCCAGCTCCCCTTAGAAGGGGTCATCAAGGTGGTGCTGGAGCGGGTGCATCTCCACATGAAGACGGACGCGGTAGGGCTGAGTCTGATCGACTGCGAGAAGAAGCGAACCCTCTTTGCCTATCTTCGCCTGCCGGGTGGGGTGGATATCCAAGAGGAAGCCTTTACGCTAAGCGAGAGTCTGCTGGAGGTTTTATGCGCGCGCCAAGAGCCGGTCCTCATTTACGACCTGTTGGACGACCCTCGAGTCACGTACCATCGGGAGATCATCCGCCGGTACGATCTCAAGTCGTATCTGGCCGTGCCCCTTGTTGTACAAGGCACAACCATCGGTGTACTCCACGTGTTGACCACGGTCCCTCACCGCTTTGAGGCCAACGAGGTCGATTTCTTCACGACCCTCGCCGGGCAGGCGGCCATCTCTATTCAGAACGCCCGTATGTATGAGATGTCGCTACGCCGGGGCGAGGCGCTGGCCGCCTTAACCCACAGCACCATCGCCCTCGCCGAATCCGGTCCGGAGCCGGAGGCGATCTCTACCATGCTGCAGGGCGTCAACCGGGCGACGGGTGCCAGCCGGAGCGCCTGGCTGGCGTACGATGAGGCCGCGCGACGCCTCCACGTGGGGACATCGGTCGGCTTTCCGCCGGAGGTGCTGCACCAGGCTGAACAGGCGCTGACGATATCTCTCACTGACCCCTGGATACCGGCTCGGGCGGCCGTCGAAGGGCGATCGATCTACCTCAAGCAGACGGGCGGCAGCCCGTTCTGGCCGGTCTTCGATCCGGATGTGCGTTCCGCTAACTGCGCTCCACTGACGTACCGTGGCCGGCTGTATGGTGTGCTTGTGCTCCTTTCGGAAGAAGAGGATGGCTTTGGATCTGAGGCGTTGTCGTTGGCCGACACCTTCGCCCTGTACGCCGGCGCCGCCTTGGCCAATGGTACGCTCTATCGGGAGATCCAGCAGGCCGCGCGTGAGCTCGAAGCCAAGGTTGAGGACCGGACCCAACAGCTCCAGGTCGTCAACACTCAACTGGAGGCCGCCTCTCGCCACAAGTCCGCGTTCCTGGCCAATATGTCTCACGAGCTGCGGACGCCGCTCAACGCGATTCTCGGCTTTGCCGAGTTGCTCCGGGACGAAACCTGCGGCCCGCTGAGCGCCAAGCAGGACCGCTATCTGGGCCATATCCACAGCAGCGGTAAGCACCTCCTTGCGCTGATCAACGACCTCCTCGACCTCTCCAAGGTGGAGGCGGGGAAGCTTGAGCTGCGCCCGGAGACCTTCGTCCTCTACGAAGCGCTTACGGTGGCCCTGGAAGAGGTTCGCTTCCAGGCGGAGGCGAAGCAGCTTCAGCTCGGACTTCAGGTAGACGAGAGTCTTTCGATAATCACCGCCGATCCCGTCCGCTTCACGCAGATCATCTTGAACCTCCTTTCGAATGCCGTGAAGTTCACGCCGGAAGGCGGGACCGTGACCGTCACCGCCCGCACAGGGTCTAGGGGGGAGGGCCTAGGGCCTAGTGAAGGCTCTCGTCCAGACCTTAAACCCTATACCCTCTACCCTGGCGAGTTCGTAGAAATCGCCGTGCAGGACACCGGGGTCGGGATTCCGGCGGAGGATCTGCCCAAACTCTTTCAGCCCTTCATTCAACTGGAGTCTACCCTCGTCAAGCAGCGCCAGGGGACCGGACTCGGCCTCGCGCTCACCAAGCAGCTTATCGAGCTACACGGCGGCAGCATCTGGGCCGCCTCCGAGGGCGCAGGCCTGGGGAGCACCTTCACGATCTGTCTCCCGCTCTGTCACCCTTCGAAAGAAAGCTGGATTGCGTAG
- a CDS encoding HAD family hydrolase — protein MALKAVIFDAGNTVMLINYGVVTEVLAAEGFEIEEAAVREAEYRARVRLDPILARRNSTEAPQIFQTYMQFVCEGLGVQWGVAAEQALHRLAEYHRAYNLWNQPNPQAHTVLETLHGHGLTLGMISNSNGWVERLVTERGLRPYFHFVLDSRLVGVEKPDPRIFQIALDQVGISPAEALYIGDLYSIDIVGSRAAGLHAILLDPAGLWDHVDCPKARDLSEAADLVLMQLS, from the coding sequence ATGGCGCTGAAGGCTGTGATATTCGATGCCGGCAACACTGTTATGCTCATCAACTATGGCGTGGTAACCGAGGTCCTGGCCGCTGAGGGATTCGAGATCGAGGAAGCGGCAGTGCGAGAGGCGGAGTATCGCGCCCGGGTGCGTCTCGATCCGATCCTGGCCAGGCGCAACTCTACCGAAGCGCCGCAGATCTTTCAGACGTACATGCAGTTTGTCTGTGAGGGCTTGGGGGTGCAATGGGGAGTGGCCGCGGAGCAGGCTCTACATCGACTCGCCGAGTACCATCGGGCGTATAACCTCTGGAACCAGCCTAACCCGCAGGCCCATACTGTCCTTGAGACGCTGCACGGTCACGGGCTTACACTCGGCATGATCTCGAATTCGAACGGGTGGGTTGAGCGGCTTGTGACGGAGCGCGGGCTGCGCCCGTACTTTCATTTTGTACTGGACTCACGGCTGGTTGGGGTCGAAAAGCCTGATCCCAGGATCTTTCAGATCGCGCTGGACCAGGTCGGGATCAGCCCCGCCGAGGCCCTCTACATCGGCGATCTGTACTCCATCGATATCGTAGGGTCGAGAGCGGCGGGGTTACACGCGATCCTGCTCGATCCTGCCGGTCTGTGGGACCACGTGGACTGCCCCAAGGCACGCGACCTGTCAGAAGCCGCCGACCTGGTCCTGATGCAGCTTTCGTAA